The Egicoccus sp. AB-alg2 genome window below encodes:
- a CDS encoding DEAD/DEAH box helicase: MSDAVAHEEPRPPVLDDPVVASFVAELGFAPDPFQVRAIEALLAGRSVLVAAPTGAGKTVVGEFACHEALHHGGKCFYTTPIKALSNQKYRDLVDRYGEDRVGLLTGDRSVNGEAPVVVMTTEVLRNMIYETSPTLRHLRHVVLDEVHYLADRSRGAVWEEVIVQLPASVQLAALSATVSNAEEFGRWLDEVRDHCEVVIEEARPVPLRHHYFVNDRIYDTFRAGRKGGATREHRERAAQALGGVPNPDVIMLERRARTRNRVTNKGRRMAPDVRLRWPSRPHVIEELAHRGWLPAIVFVFSRQGCEDAVAQLIQAGVRLTDRHERAEIAATVDTMLGDLPDADLRVLGFDRWRGALLDGIAAHHAGMVPAFKEAVEVLFQRGLLKVVVATETLALGINMPARTVVIERLEKWNGESHVLLTPGEYTQLTGRAGRRGIDHVGHAVVLYQRDLDFPTVAGLVGTRTYPLRSSFAPSYNMAVNLLRRHDLAQAEALLGASFAQFEADESVVRTSEKLSELEEALTGYARHLQCELGDWRGYWHLRRRLSRLEKSEAKARRRDAEDQVQAGIAALQPGDVLHLPWTGRRGLAAVVGVQVTKKGTPLAQVVADDRALSKVGPRELDGPPVPVERIRLPKSGNPRQKDYRRDVAVALRALDPPAIDDGASGGRPPARPEPADTGPSAEVRELREQVRAHPCHQCPDRAEHERWQYRADDLEEQAGGLRRSIERATGSLVRQLHRILRVLVRLDYLDQDGDDIRPTEEGLRLAGIYSEVDLLVAEAVRRGILDELDPAELAGIAALFLYEPRGGEPTERPELPTLALYDAVEELLDLAEELRRHERDAGVRPLRDLDAGFVAPAYRWASGDDLDDALGTLDLTGGDFVRNVKQVADLVGQLRSVGGEPLAGTAAEAVDALRRGIVEA; encoded by the coding sequence GTGTCTGACGCCGTCGCACACGAGGAACCCCGTCCGCCGGTGCTCGACGACCCGGTCGTGGCCTCGTTCGTGGCCGAGCTGGGGTTCGCGCCGGATCCGTTCCAGGTCCGTGCGATCGAGGCCCTGCTGGCCGGCCGCTCCGTCCTGGTCGCCGCGCCCACGGGCGCCGGCAAGACGGTGGTGGGCGAGTTCGCCTGCCACGAGGCGCTGCACCACGGCGGCAAGTGCTTCTACACCACCCCGATCAAGGCGCTGTCGAACCAGAAGTACCGCGACCTCGTCGACCGCTACGGCGAGGACCGCGTCGGGCTGCTGACGGGTGACCGGTCCGTCAACGGCGAGGCGCCGGTGGTCGTCATGACCACCGAGGTGCTGCGCAACATGATCTACGAGACCTCGCCGACGTTGCGGCACCTGCGCCACGTGGTGCTCGACGAGGTCCACTACCTCGCCGACCGCTCCCGCGGCGCGGTGTGGGAGGAGGTCATCGTCCAGCTCCCGGCCTCCGTGCAGCTCGCGGCGCTGTCGGCCACCGTCAGCAACGCCGAGGAGTTCGGGCGCTGGCTCGACGAGGTCCGTGACCACTGCGAGGTGGTGATCGAGGAGGCGCGTCCCGTCCCGCTGCGCCACCACTACTTCGTCAACGACAGGATCTACGACACGTTCCGGGCCGGCCGCAAGGGCGGCGCCACCCGCGAGCACCGGGAACGGGCGGCACAGGCGCTGGGTGGGGTCCCGAACCCCGACGTGATCATGCTCGAGCGCCGGGCCCGCACCCGCAACCGGGTCACCAACAAGGGCCGCCGCATGGCGCCCGACGTCCGGCTGCGCTGGCCGTCGCGCCCCCACGTGATCGAGGAGCTCGCCCACCGCGGGTGGCTGCCGGCGATCGTGTTCGTCTTCTCGCGGCAGGGCTGCGAGGACGCCGTCGCCCAGCTGATCCAGGCGGGCGTGCGGCTCACCGATCGCCACGAGCGGGCCGAGATCGCCGCGACCGTCGACACGATGCTGGGCGACCTGCCCGACGCCGACCTGCGCGTGCTGGGCTTCGACCGCTGGCGCGGCGCCCTGCTCGACGGGATCGCCGCCCACCACGCCGGCATGGTGCCCGCCTTCAAGGAAGCGGTCGAGGTGCTCTTCCAGCGCGGCCTGCTGAAGGTCGTGGTCGCCACCGAGACGCTGGCGCTGGGCATCAACATGCCCGCCCGGACGGTCGTCATCGAACGGCTGGAGAAGTGGAACGGTGAGTCGCACGTGCTGCTGACGCCGGGCGAGTACACCCAGCTGACCGGGCGCGCCGGGCGGCGCGGCATCGACCACGTCGGCCACGCCGTGGTGCTCTACCAGCGCGACCTGGACTTCCCGACCGTCGCCGGGCTCGTCGGCACCCGCACCTACCCGCTGCGCAGCTCGTTCGCCCCGTCCTACAACATGGCCGTCAACCTGCTGCGCCGGCACGACCTCGCCCAGGCCGAGGCCCTGCTCGGCGCCTCGTTCGCCCAGTTCGAGGCCGACGAGTCGGTCGTGCGCACCTCGGAGAAGCTCTCGGAGCTCGAGGAGGCGCTCACCGGGTACGCCCGCCACCTGCAGTGCGAGCTGGGGGACTGGCGCGGGTACTGGCACCTGCGGCGGCGGCTCAGCCGGCTGGAGAAGAGCGAGGCCAAGGCGCGCCGCCGCGACGCCGAGGACCAGGTCCAGGCCGGCATCGCGGCCCTGCAACCCGGGGACGTGCTGCACCTGCCGTGGACGGGCCGCCGCGGGTTGGCCGCGGTGGTCGGCGTGCAGGTCACCAAGAAGGGCACGCCACTGGCCCAGGTCGTCGCCGACGACCGGGCGCTCAGCAAGGTCGGCCCGCGCGAGCTGGACGGTCCGCCCGTCCCCGTCGAGCGCATCCGGCTGCCCAAGAGCGGCAACCCACGCCAGAAGGACTACCGGCGCGACGTCGCGGTCGCGCTGCGGGCGCTGGACCCGCCCGCGATCGACGACGGCGCGTCGGGGGGGCGACCGCCGGCCAGGCCCGAACCGGCCGACACCGGGCCGTCGGCGGAGGTCCGCGAGCTCCGCGAGCAGGTGCGGGCGCATCCGTGCCACCAGTGCCCCGACCGCGCCGAGCACGAGCGCTGGCAGTACCGCGCCGACGACCTCGAGGAGCAGGCGGGCGGGCTGCGCCGCTCCATCGAGCGCGCCACCGGGTCGCTGGTCCGCCAGCTGCACCGGATCCTGCGCGTGCTCGTGCGGCTGGACTACCTCGACCAGGACGGGGACGACATCCGGCCCACCGAGGAGGGGCTGCGGCTGGCCGGGATCTACAGCGAGGTCGACCTCCTGGTCGCCGAGGCGGTGCGTCGCGGCATCCTCGACGAGCTCGACCCAGCCGAACTGGCGGGCATCGCGGCGCTGTTCCTCTACGAGCCGCGCGGCGGCGAGCCGACCGAGCGGCCCGAGCTGCCGACGTTGGCCCTCTACGACGCCGTCGAGGAGCTCCTGGACCTGGCCGAGGAGCTGCGCCGCCACGAGCGGGACGCCGGCGTGCGGCCGCTGCGGGACCTCGACGCCGGGTTCGTCGCCCCCGCGTACCGGTGGGCGTCGGGCGACGACCTCGACGACGCGCTCGGCACGCTCGACCTCACCGGTGGCGACTTCGTGCGCAACGTCAAGCAGGTCGCCGACCTCGTCGGCCAGCTGCGAAGCGTCGGCGGTGAGCCGCTGGCCGGCACCGCCGCCGAGGCCGTCGACGCGCTGCGGCGCGGGATCGTCGAGGCGTGA
- the tatA gene encoding twin-arginine translocase TatA/TatE family subunit, translating into MPGGWELLVILFIVLLLFGAKKLPDLAGSIGKSMKEFRKASAEADAETEAEQRAKDESTPPAPRRDTES; encoded by the coding sequence ATGCCCGGCGGGTGGGAACTGCTCGTCATCCTCTTCATCGTGCTGCTGCTGTTCGGGGCCAAGAAGCTGCCCGACCTGGCCGGCTCCATCGGGAAGAGCATGAAGGAGTTCCGCAAGGCCAGCGCGGAGGCGGACGCGGAGACCGAGGCGGAGCAGCGGGCCAAGGACGAGAGCACGCCGCCCGCGCCACGTCGTGACACGGAGTCCTGA
- a CDS encoding helix-turn-helix transcriptional regulator produces the protein MSAAGDVARMLTLVPWLLERPGASLAEAAHAFGVSEATIRRDLGHLDFCGLPGLGGGDLFEVQIVGDRVVVRMADELKRPLRPTPREALRLVLTLDAVGEALGDELPALRSAVGKVRAALGIPEAVADVVEPGTHALVPALRQAISGQRRVRVQYQGRADQAPQWRTVDPWALQVVDGLWYLRGHDVDVDDARTFRLDRVADLEVTDQPRAAPAPEQLPPPVYAPGPDDLAVELELSRAGRWVLDAVVPDAVEELSDGGALVRLRTDAPAWLARVVLTAAGEAHVRAPDELREQVATLAAEALGQYTWD, from the coding sequence ATGAGCGCGGCGGGGGACGTGGCGCGGATGCTGACGCTGGTGCCGTGGTTGCTCGAGCGCCCCGGCGCGTCGCTGGCCGAGGCGGCGCACGCGTTCGGCGTGTCGGAGGCGACGATCCGTCGGGACCTGGGTCACCTCGACTTCTGCGGGCTGCCCGGCCTGGGCGGCGGCGACCTGTTCGAGGTGCAGATCGTCGGCGACCGGGTCGTCGTGCGGATGGCCGACGAACTCAAGCGCCCGCTGCGCCCGACGCCGCGCGAGGCGCTGCGACTGGTGCTGACCCTCGACGCGGTCGGCGAGGCGCTGGGCGACGAGCTGCCGGCGCTGCGCAGCGCCGTCGGCAAGGTCCGGGCCGCGCTCGGCATCCCGGAGGCGGTCGCCGACGTCGTCGAGCCCGGCACGCACGCGCTGGTGCCCGCCCTCCGTCAGGCGATCTCCGGGCAGCGCCGGGTCCGGGTGCAGTACCAGGGGCGGGCCGACCAGGCGCCGCAGTGGCGCACCGTCGATCCGTGGGCGCTGCAGGTCGTCGACGGGCTGTGGTACCTGCGCGGGCACGACGTGGACGTCGACGACGCCCGCACGTTCCGCCTCGACCGCGTCGCCGACCTCGAGGTGACCGACCAGCCCCGTGCGGCGCCCGCGCCCGAGCAACTGCCGCCACCCGTCTACGCGCCGGGACCCGACGACCTGGCGGTCGAGCTCGAGCTGTCGCGGGCCGGCCGGTGGGTGCTGGACGCGGTCGTGCCCGACGCCGTCGAGGAGCTGTCCGACGGCGGGGCGCTGGTCCGGCTGCGCACCGACGCGCCGGCCTGGCTCGCGCGGGTGGTGCTCACGGCGGCAGGCGAGGCGCACGTGCGCGCGCCCGACGAGCTGCGCGAACAGGTCGCCACCCTGGCCGCCGAGGCGCTGGGGCAGTACACCTGGGACTAG
- a CDS encoding helix-turn-helix transcriptional regulator, translating into MTAKVERLVNLTVALLETRRPMTLNEIRQKTGYYTQGDPESSRRMFERDKDELRRLGVPVETRDVFFGDEVGYVVDRAQYELADVDLTAEEVAALSLAVQLTGTEGAQLALAKLAARAPDPAELATSPTTRVTLAPDPVDAVADAVVRRTPLRFPYRTADGATAERTVDPYAIAQRRGAWYLVGRDHARDAVRAFRLDRFVGPAREAGVAGGYTVPADFDPAAAVSGPEGQRVDIEVAVRPDARWTVELRGGVDTGRTHEGHPVLRLPDRDPVRDRSWLLGLGPDVEVLEPPELRTQVVDGLRRLAASGGREESGGGRERT; encoded by the coding sequence GTGACCGCGAAGGTCGAACGGCTGGTCAACCTGACGGTGGCGTTGCTGGAGACCCGCCGTCCGATGACCCTGAACGAGATCCGGCAGAAGACCGGCTACTACACGCAGGGTGATCCGGAGTCGTCGCGGCGCATGTTCGAGCGCGACAAGGACGAGCTGCGCCGCCTGGGTGTCCCCGTGGAGACCCGTGACGTGTTCTTCGGCGACGAGGTCGGCTACGTCGTCGACCGCGCCCAGTACGAGCTCGCCGACGTCGACCTGACCGCCGAGGAGGTCGCGGCCCTGTCGCTGGCCGTGCAGCTGACCGGCACCGAGGGCGCCCAGCTCGCCCTGGCCAAGCTGGCCGCTCGCGCACCCGACCCGGCCGAGCTGGCGACCTCGCCCACGACCCGGGTCACGCTGGCACCCGACCCGGTCGACGCCGTCGCCGACGCCGTGGTCCGCCGCACCCCGCTGCGGTTCCCCTACCGCACCGCCGACGGCGCCACCGCCGAACGCACCGTCGATCCGTACGCGATCGCGCAGCGTCGCGGCGCCTGGTACCTCGTCGGCCGTGACCACGCCCGCGACGCCGTGCGGGCGTTCCGGCTCGACCGGTTCGTCGGCCCGGCGCGCGAGGCGGGCGTGGCGGGCGGCTACACGGTCCCGGCCGACTTCGACCCGGCGGCGGCCGTGTCCGGGCCGGAGGGGCAGCGCGTCGACATCGAGGTGGCGGTGCGCCCCGACGCGCGCTGGACGGTGGAGCTGCGCGGCGGGGTCGACACCGGCCGCACGCACGAGGGGCACCCCGTGTTGCGGCTGCCCGACCGCGACCCGGTCCGCGACCGCTCGTGGCTGCTGGGCCTCGGTCCGGACGTCGAGGTGCTCGAGCCCCCGGAGCTGCGCACGCAGGTCGTCGACGGCCTGCGCCGCCTGGCCGCCAGCGGCGGGCGGGAGGAGTCCGGTGGCGGACGGGAGAGAACATGA
- the tatC gene encoding twin-arginine translocase subunit TatC codes for MTRSPEVAEGDTPGEMTLFEHLAELRTRLFRALLALAVGTVVGYMVFPWVLQVLVDPYCQALAVLRPEDSCNLIALRPLEPFSVRMKTAVVIGLFIGGPVIFYQLWRFITPGLTRTERRYALPFVVLSQVMFALGIGFAYLVIPQGLRILLGIAGPDVETLLSANEYLSFFLTTSVAFGLVFELPLVLVFLSLVGVVKSHLLRAWRPYAAVLILIAAAFITPTTDAVTLLLMAGPMLLFYEFSILAARLIERARRRREAA; via the coding sequence GTGACACGGAGTCCTGAGGTCGCCGAGGGGGACACCCCCGGCGAGATGACGCTGTTCGAGCATCTCGCCGAACTCCGGACCCGGCTGTTTCGCGCACTGCTCGCCCTGGCCGTCGGCACCGTCGTCGGCTACATGGTCTTCCCGTGGGTGTTGCAGGTCCTCGTCGACCCGTATTGCCAGGCACTGGCGGTCCTGCGACCCGAGGACAGCTGCAACCTGATCGCGCTGCGGCCGCTGGAACCGTTCTCGGTGCGTATGAAGACGGCCGTCGTGATCGGCCTGTTCATCGGCGGGCCGGTCATCTTCTACCAGCTGTGGCGTTTCATCACGCCCGGGCTGACCCGCACCGAGCGCCGCTACGCGCTGCCCTTCGTGGTCCTCAGTCAGGTGATGTTCGCGCTGGGCATCGGCTTCGCCTACCTGGTGATCCCCCAGGGGCTGCGGATCCTGCTCGGCATCGCCGGCCCCGACGTGGAGACGCTGCTGTCGGCCAACGAGTACCTGTCGTTCTTCCTGACGACGTCGGTCGCGTTCGGGCTGGTGTTCGAACTGCCGCTGGTGCTGGTGTTCCTGTCACTGGTCGGGGTCGTCAAGTCGCACCTGCTGCGGGCCTGGCGGCCCTACGCGGCGGTCCTGATCCTGATCGCCGCCGCCTTCATCACGCCGACCACCGACGCGGTCACGCTGCTGCTGATGGCCGGTCCGATGCTGCTGTTCTACGAGTTCTCCATCCTCGCGGCCCGGCTCATCGAGCGTGCCCGACGCCGGCGGGAGGCCGCATGA